TTTCTTCAATCAGGAACAGTAACAGaagaatagaagaaaagaaacatcagaaaaaaatgaaagtgataaGAATTGGAACGTCTTCTCTCCCCATTCCTCTCAGCATTCTTCTGGATTTTTAACACTGCATGGGCATCCAAACCGAACTTTGTAGTCACGGCAGGTGCCATCGCTCTGGTCCTTTTTAAGGCACACAAATCCTTTAGTTGGACTGAAGCTGAAAAATAATTCCAAGCAGttaataaattagaaaaaaattcaaactgattttgttttttcttgttttaaaatgggGCTCATTGCCATAAcccttcatcattttattcaaaaataattttaaaatcattatcTGGTTTGTAAAGGTACTGCTGCTAggttaaataaagatgaaatataTACTTATCTATTCTTATTTTGCTCTTAATGTGAGGGGTcagttcttttttaaatgtgaaatatctcaaatcTAATAATCAAATCACAAATAAGAAATAGCAATACACTGATACATTCATtcgtctcttcctcctcagaacACACTGACCATATTTTCTCAGTGAAAGCAGTTAGCACAAGAATAAAGTAAGGCACAGCTAGGTTTAAAAGTTTCAGACATTATGTGCCTATTACCCAGTTTCCTCATGGGGCTCATTCAGATTTCATCTTATCTAATGTAAATGTGCATCTACAAAGTTCCCATTCTCTGTTTAAGCAGTAGCTCCAGGCAGTTTATCTTGATGACTTGGAAACTTTGGAAAAGAAGTGTTAATGTTGAGAAGTAGTGATTGATTGGTTAGGTAAATTACTAGTAAACTTTTATGTTCTTCCCCTATAAGGCAACTTACACATTGAAGGTCTCCCCTGTGTCGACGGCTGgggtcagtgtgtcagtggtgACAGCTTCGATGAACAGAGGGTTATCACAGATTTCATCTGGGTTTTCTTTCCTCAGGTTCTTCAAAAGCTCCCAGTCCCCGGTTCCACTGGGGTCGTCACGGTCATACCACTTGGTCCAGCACACTGCGGGAAGCAATAAAAGACAGACAGCATTACTCGTAGTAAACTGCAAATCTCAAAAGCACCATTCTAGATGAATGCTTATACACACGGACaataaaagagaagagggaaatccactttgcatcagcagcttAAAACTGCATGTGCTCACACAGTACCTCCTCCGCCACAGAAAGGGGGATGGCAGCTGAAACGAACACGATAATCATTGCATTTCTTCGAGGACTGGTCTGTCTTTCTGCAGATGAATCCTGTAGTTGTGTCCATTCTGACAAAAGAGACACGGAGTATAGTTACTAAAAATAATCCAATGGATGCATCCACTTTCTgtaagtgctttttttttaggGATGGTAATATCAGTATCTCTAAAACCACCATGGGTTTGTGGATTTGAGTGAATTGCCTCAAATGTTAATCAGCCCAATACTTTATAACCAAATACCTGCTAACCTAAACTAATGACATTGCTATCAGtttgtttagtgctaattagtaaatgttagcatgctaccacGCTGAAATAAGGTGGTGAAACCTTAAACCTGCGTTTTGTACCATTATCTCTCTgcgcatgttagcatgctgatgttagcatttagctcaaaccaCTGCTGTGCCCAAATGCAGTGTCACAAAGTCTAGCATTTGCATGTTTTGCTTTATTAGTGTGTAgtataaaacatattaaattatATACATTCAGTATCATAATTGCCAAATGACTAGACCGTCTCTAAATAGAAGAGAATTATGTCCAATTAACATCTGTGTATTGTACCACCTAACAATTGTTCAGATGAATAAATAGTTTGACATGACTGATCAATGtcaaagaataaaacatgaaaagtggaaaaactgGAAA
The window above is part of the Seriola aureovittata isolate HTS-2021-v1 ecotype China chromosome 19, ASM2101889v1, whole genome shotgun sequence genome. Proteins encoded here:
- the LOC130160758 gene encoding cartilage intermediate layer protein 2-like; the encoded protein is MVTVIPVEKGSGSIPEASLTVALVAGLVFESNQQDSKSPALSKSKRPCNYPTNTRCWTDWFDRDDPGGRGDFEVLNHLRSENPGKICANPVDIEVTTLSGLSATSTGDVFHKMDTTTGFICRKTDQSSKKCNDYRVRFSCHPPFCGGGVCWTKWYDRDDPSGTGDWELLKNLRKENPDEICDNPLFIEAVTTDTLTPAVDTGETFNVFSPTKGFVCLKKDQSDGTCRDYKVRFGCPCSVKNPEEC